Proteins found in one Candidatus Gorgyraea atricola genomic segment:
- a CDS encoding TIGR01212 family radical SAM protein (This family includes YhcC from E. coli K-12, an uncharacterized radical SAM protein.) — protein MYYKFSTYFKNKGFKERVQKITVDAGFSCPNRDGKISDNGCIYCNNEGFSPNTRKSFGSIEEQIAKGIKRANAKKFIVYFQAYTNTYAPLDKLKQIYDSARKFEDVVGISIATRPDCVNRDVIDLIDSYTKDYEVWIEYGLQTIHKKTLGLINRGHLYEDFLKAVDLTRKKKDIKICAHVIIGLPFEDEGMIIETARSVASFKLDGIKIHPLHIIKSTKLEELYKAGRFQVLELEEYIDLAVKFLEHLWPGTVIQRISADCPRDLLVAPLWILDKSKVLRGIEQKDTFQGRLYKEAT, from the coding sequence ATGTACTATAAATTTTCAACCTATTTTAAAAATAAAGGCTTTAAAGAAAGAGTACAGAAGATCACTGTGGATGCTGGATTTTCCTGCCCGAATAGAGACGGAAAAATTTCAGATAATGGCTGTATCTATTGTAATAACGAAGGCTTTAGTCCCAATACAAGAAAATCCTTTGGATCGATCGAAGAGCAGATCGCTAAAGGTATAAAGCGAGCTAATGCAAAAAAATTCATCGTATATTTTCAGGCATACACAAATACTTATGCGCCACTGGATAAGCTGAAGCAAATTTATGACAGCGCGAGAAAATTCGAAGATGTCGTCGGAATATCCATTGCCACAAGGCCTGACTGTGTTAATAGAGATGTAATAGACTTGATAGATTCATACACAAAAGATTATGAGGTATGGATAGAGTATGGCCTTCAGACTATCCATAAAAAAACCCTGGGATTGATCAATCGCGGACACTTATATGAAGATTTTCTTAAAGCAGTAGATCTAACAAGAAAGAAAAAAGACATAAAGATATGCGCTCATGTTATAATAGGACTGCCATTTGAAGATGAAGGAATGATAATAGAGACTGCGCGCTCAGTCGCAAGCTTTAAATTAGATGGAATAAAGATCCACCCGTTACATATAATTAAAAGCACTAAGTTAGAAGAGCTTTATAAAGCCGGCAGATTCCAGGTATTAGAGTTAGAGGAATACATTGATCTGGCAGTAAAATTCCTGGAGCATCTTTGGCCAGGCACAGTTATCCAGAGGATAAGCGCAGATTGTCCAAGAGATCTATTGGTCGCGCCTCTATGGATATTGGATAAATCAAAAGTC